Proteins co-encoded in one Halostella salina genomic window:
- the tnpA gene encoding IS200/IS605 family transposase — translation MPRGFDRERTTVHKLQYHFIWCPKYRKSVLEGEVRDRLEELIEEKADELGLKILELAIRPDHVHLFITGDPTLAPNKIMQQVKGYSSRHLRDEFDFGLPSLWTRSYFVSSADDVSSEVIEEYIDAQAGE, via the coding sequence ATGCCTCGTGGGTTCGACAGGGAGCGTACCACCGTCCACAAACTCCAGTACCACTTCATCTGGTGTCCGAAGTACCGCAAATCGGTGCTTGAGGGCGAGGTACGCGACCGGCTCGAAGAACTCATCGAGGAGAAAGCCGACGAACTCGGGCTAAAGATACTGGAGTTGGCGATTCGCCCCGACCACGTCCACTTGTTCATCACGGGCGACCCGACACTCGCCCCGAACAAGATCATGCAACAGGTCAAGGGCTACTCCTCGCGCCACCTCCGCGACGAGTTCGACTTCGGCTTGCCGTCGCTGTGGACGCGCTCGTACTTCGTTTCCAGTGCAGACGACGTATCCAGCGAGGTTATCGAGGAGTACATCGACGCCCAAGCAGGTGAGTAG